The Puntigrus tetrazona isolate hp1 chromosome 3, ASM1883169v1, whole genome shotgun sequence genome contains a region encoding:
- the dlx4a gene encoding homeobox protein Dlx4a — protein sequence MTMTSLSESLVASDPSKSAFLEFSHGYQSHQQHSPGVSHAHYPVHGLHQGAHSQYDAAFSPGAASYGRPLAYHYPTAHHHPGAYLPYQHNNAVGHSRAEDADSEKQSSIESGEIRLNGKGKKIRKPRTIYSSLQLQALNQRFQQTQYLALPERADLAAKLGLTQTQVKIWFQNKRSKYKKIMKHGSSGAEGEHLQAAAATPCSPGMPPLWDVSMSSKGAPIHSGGYMNSFGHWYPGHHQDPMARTQMM from the exons ATGACTATGACTTCACTGTCTGAAAGTTTGGTGGCTTCAGACCCCTCAAAATCGGCTTTTCTGGAGTTCAGTCACGGTTACCAGTCTCACCAGCAACATTCGCCCGGTGTGTCTCACGCGCACTATCCGGTGCACGGTTTGCATCAAGGCGCTCATTCGCAGTACGATGCGGCCTTCTCCCCGGGCGCAGCTTCGTACGGCCGTCCGCTCGCTTACCACTACCCCACAGCCCATCACCACCCTGGAGCTTACCTGCCCTATCAACACAACAACGCAGTCGGTCACTCGAGAGCGGAGGATGCAG ATTCCGAGAAGCAAAGCTCCATTGAAAGCGGAGAGATACGGCTGAACGGGAAGGGGAAGAAGATCCGCAAACCCCGCACGATCTACTCGAGCCTGCAGCTGCAGGCGCTCAACCAGCGCTTCCAGCAGACCCAGTACCTCGCGCTGCCCGAGCGCGCGGATCTCGCGGCCAAGCTGGGCCTGACACAAACACAG GTAAAGATATGGTTCCAGAACAAACGTTCCAAGTACAAAAAGATCATGAAGCACGGCTCGAGTGGAGCAGAAGGAGAACACCTTCAAGCAGCTGCCGCAACACCGTGCTCACCAGGAATGCCACCCCTGTGGGACGTTTCCATGTCAAGCAAAGGTGCCCCCATCCACTCTGGAGGATATATGAACTCTTTTGGACACTGGTATCCTGGTCATCATCAAGACCCAATGGCCAGAACTCAGATGATGTGA